A DNA window from Halanaerobium saccharolyticum subsp. saccharolyticum DSM 6643 contains the following coding sequences:
- a CDS encoding YeeE/YedE thiosulfate transporter family protein, translated as MNQLIFAASWSPYLIGTLIGILSWVSFIVSKKPLGTSTSYARASARLGSICCGDAVLDWKYYQKYKPELEWQSMLVIGIVIGSFISAIISGEFNLTFIPATEFESILNQNVLGRIFSAFTGGILLGFGARLAGGCTSGHGISGAFQLSIASWISLISFFVGGAAAAFLIL; from the coding sequence ATGAATCAATTAATTTTTGCAGCCAGCTGGTCACCATATCTTATTGGAACCCTAATAGGTATTTTAAGTTGGGTTTCTTTTATAGTTTCTAAGAAACCTTTAGGTACTTCTACTTCCTATGCTCGGGCTTCAGCTAGATTGGGATCTATTTGTTGTGGAGATGCTGTTTTGGATTGGAAATATTATCAAAAATATAAACCTGAACTTGAATGGCAGTCGATGTTGGTGATAGGTATTGTAATTGGTAGTTTTATTTCAGCTATTATTTCTGGAGAATTTAATCTAACTTTTATACCGGCAACTGAATTTGAGTCAATCTTAAACCAGAATGTACTGGGGAGGATATTTTCTGCTTTTACTGGTGGAATTTTGTTGGGGTTTGGGGCTCGCTTAGCAGGTGGATGTACCAGCGGTCATGGTATAAGTGGAGCCTTTCAACTTAGTATTGCCAGCTGGATAAGTTTGATTTCGTTTTTCGTTGGTGGCGCTGCAGCTGCATTTTTAATTCTTTAA
- a CDS encoding NUDIX hydrolase, whose protein sequence is MIFLNIKNIKEKIKNRIPGPTRIQHYFSVLVPLIEINGETHLIYELRSQNLKSQPGEISFPGGRVERGEEFSQAAVRECSEELLIPESKIELIGETDYLITPFNFLIYAFVGEIKVDTIKEIKVNNYEVEEIFTVPLEFFLEHEAEKYAAVLKSEFDQDFPYHLLPQGEKYNPRQGDYQIYFYRYQNRVIWGITAEITKSFIDILKH, encoded by the coding sequence GTGATTTTTTTGAATATTAAAAATATAAAAGAAAAAATAAAAAATAGAATACCTGGACCAACACGAATTCAGCATTATTTTTCAGTTTTAGTTCCTTTGATAGAAATTAATGGAGAAACACATTTAATTTATGAACTAAGATCGCAAAATCTAAAATCACAACCGGGAGAAATTTCTTTTCCAGGCGGAAGGGTAGAAAGAGGTGAAGAATTTTCGCAGGCAGCAGTCAGAGAATGTAGTGAGGAACTTTTAATTCCAGAATCAAAAATTGAGTTAATTGGCGAAACTGATTATTTGATAACTCCCTTTAATTTTTTGATTTATGCCTTTGTTGGAGAAATTAAAGTTGATACAATTAAAGAAATAAAGGTTAATAACTATGAGGTTGAAGAAATTTTTACAGTTCCTCTCGAATTTTTTCTTGAGCATGAAGCTGAAAAATATGCGGCTGTTTTAAAAAGCGAATTTGATCAAGATTTTCCCTATCATCTTTTACCACAGGGGGAAAAATATAATCCACGTCAGGGAGATTATCAAATCTATTTTTATCGTTACCAGAATCGAGTTATTTGGGGGATTACAGCAGAAATAACTAAATCTTTTATTGATATTTTAAAACATTGA